The following proteins are encoded in a genomic region of Pelodictyon phaeoclathratiforme BU-1:
- the hpf gene encoding ribosome hibernation-promoting factor, HPF/YfiA family, whose protein sequence is MTKAVVTDPVTVTVTLRHSNNHNDIEEYARNAVQALTRIYPGIISCHIILDHQKNDFEKNKLAEITVHVPQNVLVAKEACTAYELAIDTCVDALSRQLLKYKEKMQ, encoded by the coding sequence ATGACAAAAGCTGTTGTTACGGATCCGGTTACTGTTACTGTTACCCTTCGTCATTCAAATAATCACAACGATATAGAAGAGTATGCCCGCAATGCCGTGCAGGCTCTTACGAGAATTTATCCGGGTATCATCAGTTGTCATATTATTCTGGACCATCAGAAAAATGATTTTGAAAAGAACAAGCTTGCTGAGATAACGGTGCATGTGCCGCAGAATGTCCTGGTTGCAAAAGAGGCCTGTACCGCCTATGAACTTGCTATCGACACTTGTGTCGATGCCTTGAGTCGTCAGCTTCTGAAGTACAAGGAAAAAATGCAATAA
- the hprK gene encoding HPr(Ser) kinase/phosphatase, with product MNLDQKGLKKRSITVAYFFNTIGKKNDIKFRRLNEVDEQKRRIFERDLHRPGLALAGFTNLFTYKRVQILGNTETRFLNHLEEEERNRVFANLVRFKMPCIILTSNNKLPQNLLDMATNADIPVYVTRCSSTKTIYIVTGFLDDQFSLYQQYHGSMVDVYGVGVLLTGKSGLGKSEIALDLVERGHGLVADDVVVIHRKGESMVLNAKRNNIIDHFMEIRGLGVVDVRANFGIRAIRDVKEVQVVVELLEWNKEIVYERLGLDIKSRKILGVDVPLVELPIFPGKNITVIIEVVALNFLLKRYSNYVAAEALTDRINDVINREKGEEDSYE from the coding sequence ATGAATTTGGATCAAAAAGGATTAAAAAAGCGATCCATTACGGTCGCCTATTTTTTTAATACCATCGGTAAAAAAAACGATATCAAATTTCGGCGTCTGAACGAAGTTGACGAACAGAAGCGGCGGATTTTTGAGCGTGATCTTCATCGGCCGGGGCTTGCTCTGGCGGGTTTTACCAATCTGTTTACCTACAAAAGGGTGCAGATTTTAGGGAATACGGAGACAAGGTTTTTAAATCATCTTGAGGAGGAGGAGAGGAATCGGGTCTTTGCCAACCTTGTGCGATTCAAAATGCCATGCATTATTCTGACCAGTAATAACAAACTGCCCCAGAATCTTCTTGATATGGCAACCAATGCCGATATTCCTGTCTACGTCACCCGATGCTCCTCTACGAAAACCATCTATATTGTGACGGGTTTTCTTGATGACCAGTTTTCGCTTTATCAGCAGTATCATGGTTCAATGGTTGATGTTTATGGCGTCGGGGTGCTGTTGACCGGCAAGAGTGGTCTCGGAAAATCAGAGATTGCGCTTGATCTTGTTGAACGGGGTCATGGTCTTGTGGCCGATGATGTTGTTGTTATTCACCGCAAAGGGGAGTCGATGGTGCTCAATGCCAAACGAAACAATATCATTGACCATTTTATGGAGATCCGTGGTCTTGGTGTTGTTGATGTGAGGGCGAACTTCGGTATCCGGGCAATTCGTGATGTCAAGGAGGTGCAGGTAGTTGTTGAACTGCTCGAATGGAACAAGGAGATCGTCTATGAACGTCTTGGTCTGGACATTAAATCAAGAAAGATTCTCGGCGTTGATGTTCCGCTGGTTGAGTTACCCATATTTCCAGGGAAAAACATTACCGTTATTATCGAGGTGGTTGCACTCAATTTCCTGTTGAAACGGTATTCAAATTATGTTGCAGCCGAAGCGCTGACCGACAGGATAAACGATGTGATCAACCGTGAGAAGGGAGAGGAGGATAGTTATGAGTAA
- a CDS encoding tyrosine-type recombinase/integrase, whose protein sequence is MKDSSFTPSSTLFRGSTLPVADFLEKLSTLKNLSPNTVIAYRTDLFQFFSFLAQHLGLADLSLFDPEQVTTVEVRLFMAALIERGVRQRSIARKLASVKSFYRYLQESGHIRNSLFSALATPQYPKRVPGFLTEQQTEKFFNELLPQSAQGFRKPEKNELDESFICERDRSILELLYSSGLRISELIGLKVGELDLERGYVKLTGKGRKQRIVPVGQQAVDALKKYFEVRRNFFRMKRTGDAGELLHVFVTKSGKKLYPMLVQRLTRKYLTSVTDQKKKNPHLLRHTFATHLLNSGADLNSVSDMLGHSNLSTTEIYTHVTFERLKEVYRKAHPNA, encoded by the coding sequence ATGAAGGACTCATCATTCACCCCCTCATCCACCCTGTTTCGGGGATCAACGCTACCGGTCGCTGACTTTCTTGAAAAGCTGAGCACGCTAAAAAATTTGTCGCCCAACACGGTTATTGCCTACAGAACCGATCTGTTCCAGTTTTTTTCCTTTCTTGCACAGCATCTTGGGCTTGCCGATTTGAGCCTTTTTGATCCGGAGCAGGTAACGACGGTTGAGGTGCGGCTTTTTATGGCGGCATTGATTGAACGTGGCGTTCGGCAGCGATCCATTGCAAGAAAACTTGCTTCAGTTAAAAGCTTTTATCGCTATCTGCAGGAGAGTGGACATATCAGGAACTCTCTTTTTTCTGCTCTTGCCACGCCTCAGTATCCGAAGCGTGTTCCCGGTTTTTTAACAGAGCAGCAGACAGAAAAGTTTTTTAACGAGCTTCTTCCGCAGAGTGCGCAAGGATTTCGCAAGCCTGAAAAAAATGAACTTGATGAATCTTTTATTTGCGAACGTGATCGCAGTATTCTTGAGTTGCTCTATTCGAGTGGGCTCCGAATTTCGGAATTGATTGGATTAAAGGTTGGAGAGCTTGATCTTGAGAGAGGATATGTCAAATTGACCGGAAAGGGGAGGAAGCAGAGAATTGTCCCTGTTGGGCAGCAGGCTGTTGATGCGCTTAAAAAATATTTTGAAGTCCGGAGAAACTTCTTTAGAATGAAGAGGACGGGGGATGCGGGCGAGTTGCTCCACGTCTTTGTAACCAAGAGTGGCAAAAAGCTTTATCCTATGCTTGTGCAGAGATTGACCAGGAAGTACCTCACGTCGGTTACTGACCAGAAAAAGAAAAATCCACATCTCTTGCGTCACACGTTTGCCACTCATTTGCTCAATAGCGGGGCAGATCTCAATAGTGTCAGTGACATGCTTGGACACAGCAATCTGTCAACAACTGAAATCTACACGCATGTTACCTTTGAGCGCCTGAAGGAGGTTTACCGGAAGGCGCATCCCAACGCATAA
- a CDS encoding peptide-binding protein produces MSKQGTKRIFATCRLGCGLLLAAFVLFLSSCNRHNGSSGEAGTRGGAMDSTLVIAMLGDADYLNPVLGSTVTSGNIIGLIYPSLLQSEFDTSTGLLNYMALEKKLREVMPGQGKKTPKGAIAKSWQMSADQKSITYILRNDAFWNDGKPVVSGDFKFSYQLYGNPVIASARQQYLAELVGADKGKVDFDKAIETPDDTTLVFRFYKPVPEHLALYHTSLTPLPAHQWKNVKPDEFRHSPLNLEPLGAGPYKLKSWKQQQEIVLASSRSSNLPKPGTIPLITFRVVPDYTVRLAQLQTGAVDVVENIKPEDFTALLKANRQIDVKTIGLRVYDYVGWSNIDQNEYHKSGRVMPHPLFGSARVRLALTQAIDREAIIDGYLKQYGVICNTDISPSLKWAYNERVAPHAFDPARASALLKAEGWTPGPDGILQKQGRRFSFVLYTNAGNARRNYASVIIQQNLRSIGIDCKLEVQESNVFFESLQERKLDAWMAGWSIGLEIDPLDVWGSDLNKSRFNFTGYRNPRIDELCELAKQKMEPTGARAYWLEYQEIIHRDQPITFLYWIKETQGFSKRIEGEELNISGAFYNIDDWRLRPSANVAL; encoded by the coding sequence ATGAGTAAACAAGGTACAAAGAGGATTTTCGCGACCTGCAGGCTTGGATGCGGCCTGTTGCTTGCTGCGTTTGTGCTTTTTCTCTCTTCCTGCAACCGCCACAACGGAAGTTCCGGTGAGGCTGGAACAAGAGGTGGGGCAATGGATTCCACACTTGTTATTGCCATGCTTGGTGATGCCGATTATCTTAACCCCGTGCTTGGCAGCACCGTTACTTCAGGCAATATTATTGGACTTATCTATCCATCTCTCTTGCAGAGTGAGTTTGACACCTCGACCGGGCTTTTGAACTATATGGCTCTTGAAAAAAAACTGCGGGAAGTAATGCCCGGTCAGGGGAAAAAAACACCGAAAGGGGCCATTGCAAAGAGCTGGCAGATGTCGGCGGATCAGAAATCCATTACCTACATTCTCAGAAATGATGCTTTCTGGAATGACGGCAAGCCTGTTGTTTCAGGGGATTTCAAGTTTTCCTACCAGTTGTATGGCAATCCGGTGATCGCCAGCGCCCGTCAGCAGTACCTGGCTGAGTTGGTTGGTGCCGACAAGGGAAAGGTTGATTTCGACAAAGCCATTGAGACTCCTGACGATACCACCCTTGTCTTCAGGTTTTACAAGCCTGTTCCGGAACATCTGGCACTTTACCATACATCATTGACGCCCCTTCCGGCTCATCAGTGGAAAAATGTCAAGCCTGACGAATTCCGTCACTCACCGCTTAATCTCGAACCGCTTGGGGCAGGCCCCTATAAACTGAAGAGCTGGAAGCAGCAGCAGGAAATTGTACTCGCATCAAGCCGGAGCTCGAATCTCCCGAAACCCGGAACCATTCCGCTGATTACCTTCAGGGTTGTGCCCGATTATACGGTCAGGCTGGCGCAGCTTCAGACCGGTGCGGTGGATGTTGTTGAAAATATCAAACCGGAAGATTTTACGGCTCTTCTGAAGGCCAATAGGCAGATTGATGTCAAAACGATTGGTCTGAGGGTCTATGATTATGTTGGCTGGTCAAATATCGACCAGAATGAGTATCACAAAAGTGGCAGGGTCATGCCTCACCCCCTGTTCGGTTCGGCGCGTGTTCGGCTTGCCCTGACGCAAGCCATTGACCGCGAAGCGATCATTGACGGCTATCTCAAGCAATATGGGGTAATTTGTAACACCGATATTTCACCATCACTGAAATGGGCCTATAATGAACGGGTTGCGCCGCATGCCTTCGATCCTGCACGTGCTTCAGCCCTGCTGAAGGCTGAGGGCTGGACGCCTGGGCCGGATGGTATTTTGCAGAAACAGGGCAGAAGGTTCAGTTTCGTGCTCTATACCAATGCCGGTAATGCGAGAAGGAACTATGCAAGTGTTATTATTCAGCAGAATCTGCGCTCAATCGGTATCGACTGCAAGCTTGAGGTTCAGGAATCCAATGTCTTTTTTGAAAGTCTCCAGGAGAGAAAGCTTGATGCATGGATGGCTGGATGGTCCATTGGTCTGGAGATTGATCCTCTTGATGTCTGGGGTTCCGATCTTAACAAGAGCCGTTTTAATTTTACCGGTTACCGCAATCCGAGGATAGACGAGCTCTGTGAGCTTGCCAAGCAGAAGATGGAACCCACGGGGGCAAGAGCGTACTGGCTTGAATATCAGGAGATTATACATCGTGATCAGCCGATCACCTTTCTCTACTGGATCAAGGAGACGCAGGGCTTCAGCAAGAGGATTGAGGGGGAAGAGCTCAATATTTCAGGTGCTTTTTATAATATTGACGACTGGAGGCTGCGTCCTTCAGCCAATGTTGCACTATAG